From a region of the Gemmatimonadota bacterium genome:
- a CDS encoding PD40 domain-containing protein, which yields MIRFGLLLPLALVAASSPGSQVRQEVTVNEGTNMAAALSPDGSTIALDLLGRIWVVPAEGGVAEPLTDELGDARQPSWSPDGERIVFQAYWAGDYDIWTVGADGSGLSQLTAGPFDDREPAWHPSGDRVAFSSDRGGSYDIWELDLANGGLTRITEGADNEYGPAWRPESGADSLSGALVYSTDGETAGIWMFGDGASVRLAHDPEGADRGFFAPAWIPGPTGYDVAYTLQTHGSSELYLAEVGGSGGSDGRGRLLSDEDEDVFPFRASWWGGSFVYTADGRLRSREVGGGPTADIPFTATVTLERAPYRRARRDFDDTDPRSVKGIVSPSLSPDGERVAFSALGDLWVMPVGGTPERLTDDHWIEADPSWSPDGRSLAFGSDRSGQLQVWVRDLVTGTDRQVTSQGGSLPVWSPDGERLAFKLPGRGLQGGIGVIELSGDRAGEVRTLRQGLNSPGRVTWSPDGASVAVSAHRPYSTRFREGVNGIMVVPVGPGPAAEEPMCLVPAASAAQEPTDRWLDMPPHHSAGTRATDGPVWSPDGRRMVYVAEGVLWSLPISSGEVAGPPVRLTNEISDDPTWSGDSRSILFLGSGGLRLLDVDDGGVTSLPVPLEWRRSLPTGRTVVYAGTLFDGVDPAPRGDMEIVIRSNRIEAVAPRGTTTPEPSDRIVDASDAFVGPGLIEMHTHGGLAGGEWLGRAWLSYGITSVRIPAGDGYDLAEARESVASSRRPGPRTFGTGGTVDGSRVYYSGAPALSSRSQIALELTRARALPYDLVKTYVRLPDVVQRRVIHEAHAIGLPVTSHELYPAVAFGADGVEHVRGTSRRGYSTKVTELNRSYGDVVSLLTASGMALTPTVGIYGAYGLLARDDPALLDDPRVRTFFPWAPLAVPQPGDPATGMNAADEAASRRLVSDMSSLARRVAEGGGVVVMGTDSPIIPQGLSYVAEMEALVRYGGLAPVDALRASTSTAAAVLGYEGELGVIAPGALADLAIFEASPLDEISNVRQLRITIADGRVYSVNELLEPPPEG from the coding sequence ATGATCCGTTTCGGCCTGCTCTTGCCGCTAGCGCTCGTCGCGGCTTCGTCTCCCGGTTCGCAGGTTCGGCAGGAGGTCACCGTGAACGAGGGCACCAACATGGCGGCGGCGCTCTCGCCCGACGGCTCCACCATCGCTCTCGATCTGCTGGGCCGGATATGGGTGGTGCCGGCCGAAGGCGGCGTCGCGGAGCCGCTGACCGACGAACTCGGCGATGCCCGGCAACCCTCCTGGTCGCCCGACGGCGAACGGATCGTTTTCCAGGCGTACTGGGCCGGAGACTACGACATCTGGACGGTGGGCGCCGACGGAAGCGGACTCAGTCAACTGACCGCAGGTCCCTTCGACGACCGCGAGCCGGCATGGCACCCTTCCGGCGACCGTGTGGCCTTTTCCTCCGATCGGGGCGGGAGCTACGACATCTGGGAGCTCGACCTGGCGAATGGAGGGCTCACTCGGATCACCGAGGGCGCGGACAACGAGTACGGACCGGCGTGGCGCCCGGAGTCCGGCGCCGACTCCCTCTCCGGCGCCCTGGTCTACTCGACGGATGGGGAGACGGCCGGGATCTGGATGTTCGGAGACGGAGCTTCCGTAAGGCTCGCCCACGATCCCGAAGGGGCGGACCGCGGCTTCTTCGCCCCAGCCTGGATTCCGGGTCCGACGGGTTACGACGTCGCCTACACGCTCCAAACCCACGGATCCAGCGAGCTCTATCTGGCAGAGGTTGGCGGGTCGGGCGGGTCGGACGGCCGAGGCCGCCTGTTGAGCGACGAAGACGAGGATGTGTTTCCGTTCCGCGCCTCTTGGTGGGGCGGTTCGTTCGTCTACACGGCGGATGGGCGGCTGCGCTCGCGCGAGGTGGGAGGTGGACCGACGGCCGACATCCCGTTCACCGCCACGGTCACTTTGGAACGTGCTCCCTACCGCAGGGCCCGACGCGACTTCGACGACACCGATCCCAGATCGGTCAAGGGTATCGTCTCGCCGTCTCTCTCGCCCGATGGCGAACGGGTGGCCTTTTCCGCGCTCGGCGATCTCTGGGTCATGCCTGTCGGCGGGACGCCCGAGAGGCTGACCGACGACCACTGGATCGAGGCCGATCCCTCCTGGTCGCCCGACGGCCGAAGCCTCGCCTTCGGCTCCGACCGGTCCGGTCAGCTCCAGGTCTGGGTGCGCGATCTCGTGACCGGCACCGATCGACAAGTCACGAGCCAGGGCGGCTCTCTCCCGGTCTGGTCGCCCGACGGAGAACGACTGGCCTTCAAGCTGCCGGGACGGGGGCTCCAAGGCGGTATCGGCGTGATCGAGCTGTCCGGCGACCGGGCCGGCGAGGTGCGAACCCTCCGGCAAGGGCTGAATTCACCGGGTCGGGTTACCTGGAGTCCGGACGGCGCCTCGGTCGCCGTTTCCGCTCACAGGCCCTACTCGACACGCTTCCGCGAGGGAGTGAACGGCATCATGGTCGTACCGGTCGGTCCGGGGCCGGCGGCCGAAGAGCCGATGTGTCTCGTACCCGCCGCCTCGGCGGCTCAGGAGCCGACGGACCGCTGGCTCGACATGCCTCCCCACCACTCGGCAGGGACGCGGGCGACCGACGGCCCGGTGTGGTCGCCGGACGGTCGGCGCATGGTCTACGTCGCCGAAGGCGTGCTCTGGAGCTTGCCGATCTCCAGCGGAGAGGTGGCCGGACCTCCGGTGCGCCTCACCAACGAGATCAGCGACGATCCCACTTGGAGCGGGGATTCGAGGTCTATCCTCTTCCTCGGGTCCGGCGGGCTGCGCCTGTTGGACGTGGATGACGGCGGCGTGACTTCCTTACCCGTTCCGTTGGAGTGGCGGCGGTCCCTTCCGACAGGCCGCACCGTGGTCTACGCCGGCACCCTTTTCGACGGCGTCGACCCTGCGCCTCGAGGCGACATGGAGATCGTGATCAGGAGCAACCGCATCGAGGCGGTCGCACCCCGCGGCACGACCACCCCCGAACCCTCGGACCGGATAGTTGACGCCTCCGACGCCTTCGTCGGCCCCGGGCTCATCGAGATGCACACGCACGGCGGTCTCGCTGGCGGCGAGTGGCTGGGACGAGCCTGGCTCTCATATGGGATCACCAGCGTGCGCATACCTGCCGGCGACGGCTACGACCTTGCGGAGGCCAGGGAGTCCGTGGCGTCGAGTCGCCGGCCCGGACCTCGTACCTTCGGCACCGGTGGCACCGTCGACGGCTCCCGCGTATACTATTCGGGTGCACCGGCGCTCTCGTCCAGATCACAGATCGCTCTCGAACTGACGCGAGCTCGGGCCCTCCCGTACGATCTCGTGAAGACATACGTCAGACTTCCCGACGTAGTCCAGCGGCGCGTGATCCATGAAGCTCACGCCATAGGTCTTCCCGTAACCTCGCACGAACTCTACCCGGCGGTCGCCTTCGGAGCCGACGGGGTGGAACACGTTCGGGGCACCTCGCGCCGCGGCTATTCGACCAAGGTGACCGAGCTCAACCGGAGCTACGGCGACGTGGTCTCGCTGCTCACCGCCTCGGGGATGGCGTTGACCCCCACAGTAGGCATCTACGGCGCATACGGTCTGCTCGCTCGCGACGACCCCGCGTTGCTGGACGACCCCAGGGTGCGGACTTTCTTTCCGTGGGCGCCGCTCGCCGTTCCGCAGCCCGGCGATCCCGCGACCGGCATGAATGCCGCGGACGAGGCCGCGTCTCGGCGACTCGTGAGCGACATGAGCTCGCTCGCACGTCGGGTGGCGGAAGGCGGCGGCGTTGTGGTGATGGGCACCGACTCGCCCATAATCCCGCAAGGACTCTCCTACGTCGCGGAGATGGAAGCGCTGGTTCGCTACGGCGGTCTCGCCCCGGTCGACGCCCTGCGGGCCTCGACCTCGACCGCCGCCGCCGTTCTCGGCTACGAGGGCGAGCTGGGCGTCATCGCGCCGGGAGCCCTCGCCGACCTGGCGATCTTCGAGGCCAGCCCCCTCGACGAGATCTCGAACGTCAGGCAGCTCCGCATCACGATAGCCGATGGTCGGGTCTATTCGGTGAACGAGCTTCTGGAGCCGCCGCCGGAAGGTTAG
- a CDS encoding cyanophycinase codes for MKRGSRRSVIAGAVLLAAALGPGAVAGQEGGPQVGPERGALVIVGGAMRSPEIYRRFIELAGGPDAPLVMIPTAGGGEEYDDFYQGLNSWRANGAHNLTVLHTNDPAEADTEEFVQPLLDAAGVYFFGGRQWRLVDAYGGTRTEREIRAVLDRGGVIGGSSAGATIQGSYLVRGDTRTNTVMMGDHTEGFGYLRNVAIDQHVLRRNRHFDLIEVIETHPHLLGIGVDENTALVVRGDAAEVIGESYVLVYDNRTTTGPSGEFYFLAPGDRFNLATREATRPARTERPLDNLSRRPWGRSR; via the coding sequence ATGAAGAGAGGATCAAGGAGATCGGTGATCGCGGGCGCTGTTCTGCTCGCGGCCGCGCTTGGGCCCGGCGCCGTCGCGGGCCAGGAAGGCGGCCCGCAGGTGGGCCCGGAGAGGGGAGCGCTGGTGATCGTGGGCGGAGCGATGCGGTCTCCCGAGATCTACCGGCGTTTCATCGAGCTTGCCGGAGGTCCCGACGCTCCGCTCGTGATGATTCCGACGGCGGGCGGTGGCGAGGAGTACGACGATTTCTACCAGGGGCTGAACAGCTGGCGAGCCAACGGTGCGCACAACCTCACCGTCCTTCATACCAACGATCCGGCGGAGGCCGATACCGAGGAGTTCGTCCAGCCTCTCCTCGATGCCGCCGGCGTCTACTTCTTCGGGGGACGCCAATGGCGGTTGGTGGACGCCTACGGAGGAACACGAACCGAGCGCGAGATCAGGGCCGTGCTCGACCGGGGCGGCGTGATCGGAGGGTCTTCCGCAGGAGCGACCATCCAGGGCTCGTACCTGGTCCGGGGCGACACGCGCACCAACACCGTCATGATGGGCGACCACACCGAAGGCTTCGGGTACCTGAGAAACGTCGCCATCGACCAGCACGTCCTACGCCGCAACCGTCACTTCGACCTCATCGAGGTGATCGAGACCCACCCGCATCTGCTCGGCATCGGAGTCGACGAAAACACCGCTCTCGTGGTGCGGGGCGACGCCGCCGAAGTGATCGGCGAATCCTACGTTCTGGTCTACGACAATCGAACGACCACGGGACCGTCCGGAGAATTCTATTTCCTCGCACCTGGCGACCGCTTCAACCTCGCCACCAGGGAGGCCACCCGTCCCGCGAGGACGGAACGTCCGCTCGACAACCTCAGCAGACGCCCGTGGGGCCGGTCCCGGTGA
- a CDS encoding choice-of-anchor B family protein produces the protein MIIARWCVVVALLVLSACVEPSAVEVEDAPSVTDGVVPCEYGRAGQYACRGLDLLAFLPLEEMGVGKLGPGLTGLHSAGVVNDLWGWTDPATGTEWALVAHATGTSFIDLSDPGNPLYAGILPMTEGSRASIWRDIKVYRNHAFIVADAAWSHGMQVFDLTRLRDARDPPVTFRETARYDQVPSAHNIAINEASGFAYIVGANGGESACLAGLHMVDIRNPSNPMYAGCFTDPATGRLVRGYTHDVQCVIYRGPDAEHRGREICFGANETHLSIVDVTDKNRPMSLAAATYPFAAYTHQGWLDEDHEYFYLNDEADENSGVRRTRTVVWDVAELDDPVVVNEYRAQTTSTDHNLYVRDDYMYQSNYTSGLRVLDISNRAYPREVLYFDTEPNLSTPDYLGAWSNYPYFESGVIAVTSMQQGVFFLKRSPK, from the coding sequence ATGATAATCGCTCGATGGTGCGTCGTTGTTGCGCTGCTCGTACTTTCGGCGTGTGTCGAGCCGTCGGCCGTCGAGGTCGAGGACGCGCCGAGCGTCACGGATGGCGTGGTGCCGTGCGAATACGGTCGAGCGGGGCAATACGCCTGCCGAGGTCTCGATCTCCTCGCCTTCCTGCCGCTGGAGGAGATGGGGGTAGGCAAACTCGGCCCAGGCCTAACCGGCTTGCACTCGGCCGGCGTGGTGAACGACCTGTGGGGCTGGACCGATCCCGCCACCGGCACCGAGTGGGCCTTGGTCGCCCACGCAACCGGAACCAGCTTCATCGACCTTTCCGACCCCGGGAACCCGTTATACGCGGGTATCTTGCCCATGACAGAGGGATCGAGGGCGAGCATCTGGCGCGACATCAAGGTGTACCGAAACCACGCCTTCATCGTTGCGGACGCGGCGTGGAGCCATGGAATGCAGGTCTTTGACCTGACCCGGCTACGCGACGCACGCGACCCACCCGTCACCTTCCGGGAGACCGCCCGCTACGACCAAGTGCCGAGCGCCCACAACATCGCCATCAACGAGGCATCGGGTTTCGCGTACATCGTGGGGGCCAACGGTGGCGAGAGCGCCTGCCTCGCGGGCCTCCACATGGTGGACATCCGCAACCCGTCGAACCCGATGTACGCCGGCTGTTTCACGGATCCCGCGACCGGGCGGCTCGTGCGCGGGTACACGCACGACGTGCAATGCGTGATCTACCGCGGACCCGATGCCGAACACCGAGGCAGAGAGATCTGTTTCGGTGCGAACGAGACCCACCTGAGTATCGTCGATGTCACGGACAAGAACCGGCCCATGTCGCTGGCGGCCGCCACCTACCCGTTCGCCGCTTACACCCACCAGGGGTGGCTCGACGAGGACCACGAGTACTTCTATCTGAACGACGAGGCGGACGAGAACAGCGGCGTGCGGCGCACCCGCACGGTGGTGTGGGACGTCGCGGAGCTGGACGACCCGGTGGTGGTGAACGAGTACCGGGCGCAGACCACCTCGACGGACCACAACCTGTACGTCCGGGACGACTACATGTACCAGTCGAACTACACGAGCGGCCTCCGGGTCCTCGACATCTCCAACCGAGCGTATCCCAGAGAGGTGCTGTACTTCGACACCGAACCGAATCTCTCGACCCCGGACTACCTGGGGGCTTGGAGCAACTACCCGTACTTCGAGAGCGGAGTCATCGCCGTCACATCGATGCAGCAGGGAGTCTTTTTTCTGAAAAGGTCACCGAAATGA
- a CDS encoding amino acid permease, whose product MSLGKGLPKSLGTRDVYALAVGATLSSGFFLLPGLAANEVGPAVPLAYALAGLVLAPGLLSVAELTTAMPKAGGVYYFADRAMGPLVGTIAGFGIWISLMLKAAFALVGISAYLGIFFDDLPATPIAWALAIVFGAVNALGARITGRFQAILIVGLLPLLALFIGAGSFQVDPGGFAGIGRNLDSGLVATAGLVIVSYMGLSNVASVAEEVRDPARSFPTGIFLAFGTVLLVYIGGTTVMVGVVGADRLAADGGDLTPVATTAEVLATGWGSTLGPTLAAVAALLAFFAVANAGILYSSRYPLAMARDGILPPLFGRISRQGTPTVGIVVTVALVIAFVSLGPSNIAKLASAFLLLTFSLACLGVIVMRESGLASYDPGFRSPLYPALHIGGILASGWMIVTLGTLPSLFAGGLVVLGASWYSYYAQHRVDRGGAILHVFERLGRKRHTGLDRELREIMKEHSASEADPFFALVTKAPVLDYARPVAFAELAELASRRLAELIAPGAVSETADAASLNAAFMEGRRSGATPVSHGVALPHLTLDSIDRPYLAIARAPRVTDIARSEATPPPPTAPPKAEPVRAVFFLVSPKSAPGRHLRTLAHIARRADHVEFMDAWVAAEGNDQLRTTLLQDELVAQLNVDDAGLVNRTLGEIAFPPRTLPTMVVRGEELIIPDSKTLLRAGDRLTVIGSEEGITAVRRRYQPDMRK is encoded by the coding sequence ATGAGTCTCGGCAAGGGGCTCCCGAAATCCCTCGGCACCAGAGATGTCTACGCCCTCGCGGTAGGGGCGACACTCAGCTCGGGTTTCTTCCTGCTGCCCGGACTGGCGGCCAATGAGGTCGGTCCCGCAGTCCCGCTTGCCTATGCGCTGGCGGGGCTCGTCCTGGCGCCGGGGCTGCTGAGCGTCGCGGAACTGACCACCGCCATGCCCAAGGCGGGCGGCGTCTACTATTTCGCCGACCGAGCCATGGGGCCACTCGTGGGGACGATCGCGGGCTTCGGCATCTGGATCTCGCTGATGCTCAAGGCCGCCTTCGCCCTGGTGGGCATCAGCGCCTACCTGGGCATCTTCTTCGACGACCTGCCGGCGACGCCCATCGCATGGGCGCTAGCTATCGTCTTCGGTGCCGTGAACGCCCTGGGCGCGAGGATCACGGGACGGTTTCAGGCGATCCTGATCGTCGGCCTGCTGCCACTGCTCGCTCTCTTCATCGGAGCCGGCTCGTTTCAGGTCGACCCTGGCGGCTTCGCAGGAATCGGACGTAATCTCGATTCCGGCCTCGTCGCGACCGCCGGGCTGGTCATCGTCAGCTACATGGGACTATCGAACGTCGCCAGTGTCGCGGAAGAGGTCCGCGATCCCGCCCGGAGCTTTCCGACCGGCATCTTTCTCGCGTTCGGCACGGTGCTGCTCGTCTACATCGGCGGTACAACCGTCATGGTCGGAGTTGTCGGCGCGGACCGTCTCGCGGCCGACGGCGGCGATCTGACTCCCGTCGCCACCACCGCCGAGGTACTCGCCACCGGATGGGGCTCGACGCTGGGGCCGACGCTCGCGGCCGTCGCGGCTCTGCTCGCCTTCTTTGCGGTGGCGAACGCGGGCATACTCTACTCTTCGCGCTACCCTTTGGCGATGGCCCGCGACGGCATCCTTCCGCCGCTGTTCGGGCGCATAAGCCGACAAGGCACTCCTACGGTGGGCATCGTGGTGACGGTGGCGCTCGTCATCGCATTCGTCTCGCTGGGTCCAAGCAACATCGCCAAGCTGGCGAGCGCCTTCCTGCTCCTGACCTTCTCGCTCGCCTGCCTGGGAGTGATCGTGATGCGAGAAAGCGGGCTCGCTTCGTACGACCCCGGCTTCAGGTCTCCCCTGTATCCGGCGCTTCACATCGGCGGCATCCTGGCCTCGGGCTGGATGATCGTGACGCTGGGTACGCTGCCGTCTCTCTTCGCGGGCGGTCTGGTGGTTTTGGGAGCGAGCTGGTACAGCTACTACGCCCAGCACCGCGTGGACCGCGGCGGAGCTATTCTCCACGTCTTCGAAAGACTGGGACGAAAACGTCACACCGGGCTCGACCGCGAGCTCCGCGAGATCATGAAGGAGCACTCCGCCAGCGAGGCCGATCCCTTCTTCGCGCTGGTGACCAAGGCTCCGGTTCTCGACTACGCCCGCCCGGTCGCCTTCGCCGAACTGGCCGAACTGGCGTCTCGGCGTCTAGCCGAACTGATCGCCCCCGGCGCGGTAAGCGAAACCGCCGACGCCGCCAGCCTCAACGCGGCCTTCATGGAGGGCAGACGCAGCGGAGCCACCCCGGTTTCACACGGGGTAGCGCTCCCGCACCTCACCCTGGATTCCATCGATCGACCCTACCTGGCGATAGCCCGAGCGCCGCGAGTCACCGATATCGCAAGGTCCGAAGCGACTCCGCCTCCCCCGACTGCGCCCCCCAAGGCCGAGCCGGTCCGGGCCGTGTTCTTCCTGGTCTCGCCCAAGAGCGCACCCGGGCGCCACCTCCGGACCTTGGCCCATATCGCCCGCCGAGCGGACCATGTGGAGTTCATGGACGCCTGGGTCGCTGCGGAAGGGAACGACCAACTGCGTACGACCCTGCTGCAGGACGAGCTCGTGGCGCAGCTCAACGTGGACGACGCCGGCCTGGTGAACAGGACTCTGGGCGAGATTGCCTTTCCTCCGAGGACTCTACCCACTATGGTGGTCAGGGGTGAAGAGCTTATCATACCCGACTCCAAGACACTTCTCCGCGCCGGCGACCGCCTGACGGTGATCGGCTCCGAAGAGGGAATCACCGCCGTGCGGAGACGGTACCAACCGGATATGCGGAAATGA
- a CDS encoding DUF4212 domain-containing protein, which translates to MGPVPVSSGYWRKNLRLLGVLLSIWFVVSFGLGILLAEPLNAVHLPGTGFPLGFWFAQQGAIYVFVVIIFVYVRLMNRLEASSGSGNGSGE; encoded by the coding sequence GTGGGGCCGGTCCCGGTGAGTTCCGGCTACTGGCGGAAGAACCTCCGCCTGCTCGGCGTCCTGCTCTCGATCTGGTTCGTCGTCTCGTTCGGGCTCGGCATCCTGCTCGCCGAACCTCTCAATGCGGTCCACCTTCCCGGAACCGGCTTCCCGTTGGGCTTCTGGTTCGCGCAGCAAGGAGCGATCTACGTCTTCGTCGTCATCATCTTCGTCTACGTGCGACTGATGAACCGGCTCGAGGCTTCGTCCGGGTCCGGGAACGGCTCGGGGGAATGA
- a CDS encoding cation acetate symporter — protein MNVQEWTLALVIATFALYVGIAIWSRVASTKDFYVAGTGVSPLTNGMATAADWMSAASFISMAGLISSMGYDGSVYLMGWTGGYVLLALLLAPYLRKFGAFTVPDFVGDRYYSQTARIVALVCAIFVSFTYVAGQMRGVGIVFSRFLEVEVNVGVLIGMAVVFFYAVMGGMKGITYTQVAQYCVLIFAYMVPAIFLSLMVTGNPIPQLGFGGEYGDSGTTLLERLNGLHEELGFAEYTSGTKSLRDVFFITAALMAGTAGLPHVIIRFYTVSKVRHARSSVGWALLFIALLYTTAPAVAVFARTNLIESVSGRPYAEVPEWFTNWEATGLLEFDDLNGDELIQFTGPDSEIPNELTVNPDIMVLANPEIAALPDWVVGLVAAGGLAAALSTAAGLLLVVSSAVSHDLLKRSLHPNISERGELIAARVAVGGAVLVAGYLGINPPGFVGEVVAFAFGLAASSFFPALFLGIFWKRATREGAIAGMVSGITLTAGYIAWFTLLRPELDSAEHWLLGISPEGIGTVGMAINFAVTVIVSRLTPPPPAEVEALVDRVRAPER, from the coding sequence ATGAACGTCCAGGAGTGGACTCTGGCGCTGGTGATCGCCACGTTCGCGCTCTACGTGGGGATCGCGATCTGGTCGAGGGTCGCTTCAACAAAGGACTTCTACGTGGCCGGAACCGGCGTCTCGCCGCTGACGAACGGCATGGCCACCGCCGCCGACTGGATGAGCGCGGCTTCGTTCATCTCCATGGCGGGGCTCATCTCGTCCATGGGGTACGACGGCTCGGTGTATCTGATGGGGTGGACCGGCGGATACGTGCTCCTGGCCCTTCTGCTCGCGCCCTACCTGCGCAAGTTCGGCGCCTTCACGGTCCCGGACTTCGTCGGCGACCGCTACTATTCGCAGACGGCTCGGATAGTCGCCCTCGTCTGCGCCATCTTCGTCTCGTTCACCTACGTCGCAGGCCAGATGCGGGGCGTGGGCATAGTCTTTTCGCGCTTCCTCGAAGTGGAAGTGAACGTCGGGGTGTTGATCGGAATGGCCGTGGTCTTCTTCTACGCCGTGATGGGTGGTATGAAGGGGATAACCTACACGCAGGTCGCGCAGTACTGCGTCCTCATCTTCGCATACATGGTGCCGGCCATCTTCCTCTCACTGATGGTGACGGGAAATCCGATCCCGCAATTGGGCTTCGGGGGAGAGTACGGCGACTCGGGCACGACCCTGCTCGAGCGCCTTAACGGACTGCACGAGGAGCTGGGCTTCGCGGAATACACCTCCGGCACGAAATCCCTGCGCGACGTCTTCTTCATCACCGCCGCGCTCATGGCGGGGACGGCCGGGCTTCCCCACGTCATCATCCGCTTCTACACGGTCTCCAAAGTGCGGCACGCGCGCAGCTCGGTCGGCTGGGCTCTTCTCTTCATCGCCCTGCTGTACACCACTGCTCCAGCGGTCGCGGTCTTCGCCCGCACCAATCTGATCGAGAGCGTCTCGGGGCGGCCATACGCCGAGGTTCCGGAGTGGTTCACCAACTGGGAAGCGACCGGCCTGCTCGAATTCGACGATCTCAACGGCGACGAGCTGATCCAGTTCACCGGACCCGACTCGGAGATCCCCAACGAGCTCACCGTGAACCCCGACATCATGGTGCTCGCGAATCCGGAGATCGCCGCCCTGCCCGACTGGGTGGTCGGACTAGTGGCCGCAGGGGGGCTGGCCGCAGCGCTCTCGACCGCCGCCGGACTCCTGCTCGTGGTCTCGTCCGCAGTGAGCCACGACCTGCTCAAACGCTCTCTGCACCCCAACATCAGCGAACGCGGAGAGCTGATCGCGGCGCGCGTCGCCGTGGGCGGCGCGGTCCTCGTCGCCGGCTACCTGGGAATCAACCCGCCGGGATTCGTGGGCGAGGTGGTCGCGTTCGCCTTCGGGCTCGCCGCGTCATCCTTCTTCCCCGCGCTCTTCCTAGGGATATTCTGGAAGCGGGCGACTCGAGAAGGCGCGATCGCCGGGATGGTCTCGGGGATAACGCTGACCGCGGGCTACATCGCCTGGTTCACACTTCTCAGGCCGGAGCTCGACAGCGCCGAGCACTGGTTGCTGGGCATCAGCCCGGAAGGAATCGGCACCGTGGGTATGGCGATCAACTTCGCGGTAACGGTGATCGTGTCGCGCCTGACTCCGCCGCCGCCCGCCGAGGTGGAAGCGCTGGTCGACAGGGTCAGGGCGCCGGAGAGGTAG
- a CDS encoding amidohydrolase family protein encodes MKIPVRLQAITAIPTLFAVTPSPAFASLTPDIGSASSGVQQSTAATTVAFVGATVWDGTGSEPTSGATIVVTDGTIVSVSTTGGIPADAEIVLLEGKYVIPGLIDTHAHVSGRWMENGEDDIVERVKADLGLFAAYGVTTVNSLGDAVEVIEARDEIADAAGLAALLASGPVITAREPSEAAASAREVVAAGADWLKLRIDDNLGTSEKMPWQAVEAVVNVGREAGVPVATHIFYLEDARRALEMGAGLIAHSVRDADVDDEFTTGLTESGVCYVPTLTREVSTFVYGRRPGFFDEEFFTARAMASEVERLSDSTYMEQVRTSETAARYRVALVQALSNLTALNEAGVRIAFGTDAGPPGRFPGFFEHMELALMVGGAGLTPTEALRTATGTAAECLGLDNVGTLEPGKRADFLVLGASPFRDITNTKTLEQVYVGGRPVLEEEDGEG; translated from the coding sequence ATGAAAATACCAGTCCGCCTTCAAGCTATCACGGCGATTCCAACCCTCTTCGCGGTGACGCCGTCGCCGGCCTTCGCAAGCCTCACCCCGGACATCGGGAGCGCGTCCTCCGGCGTTCAGCAGAGCACGGCCGCCACCACGGTCGCATTCGTGGGCGCGACGGTCTGGGACGGCACCGGCTCCGAACCGACATCGGGTGCGACCATCGTCGTCACCGACGGAACGATCGTCTCGGTCTCCACCACCGGCGGCATCCCCGCCGACGCGGAGATCGTCCTGCTCGAAGGCAAGTATGTCATTCCGGGACTCATCGACACCCACGCGCACGTGTCGGGACGCTGGATGGAAAACGGCGAGGACGACATCGTCGAGAGGGTGAAGGCCGATCTAGGTCTCTTCGCGGCCTACGGCGTCACGACTGTGAACTCGCTCGGCGACGCCGTCGAGGTGATCGAGGCGCGGGACGAGATCGCCGACGCAGCCGGCCTGGCCGCCCTGCTGGCCTCCGGGCCGGTCATCACCGCCCGGGAGCCCTCCGAGGCGGCCGCATCAGCGCGCGAGGTCGTGGCCGCCGGGGCGGACTGGCTCAAGCTGCGCATCGACGACAACCTCGGCACCAGCGAGAAGATGCCCTGGCAAGCGGTCGAGGCCGTGGTGAACGTCGGTCGGGAGGCGGGCGTGCCGGTGGCGACGCACATCTTTTACCTGGAGGACGCTCGCCGAGCTCTCGAGATGGGGGCCGGGCTGATCGCCCACTCGGTCCGCGACGCGGACGTGGACGACGAGTTCACAACCGGCCTGACCGAGAGCGGCGTGTGCTACGTTCCCACGCTGACCCGCGAGGTGAGCACTTTCGTCTACGGCCGGCGTCCCGGCTTCTTCGACGAGGAGTTCTTCACCGCTCGGGCCATGGCTTCCGAGGTCGAACGGCTGAGCGACTCCACCTACATGGAGCAGGTGCGGACCAGCGAGACGGCGGCGCGCTATCGGGTCGCGCTCGTCCAGGCTCTCTCCAACCTCACCGCCCTAAACGAAGCGGGAGTACGGATCGCGTTCGGGACCGACGCCGGACCTCCGGGCCGCTTCCCCGGCTTCTTCGAGCACATGGAGCTCGCGCTGATGGTCGGCGGCGCCGGTCTGACTCCGACCGAAGCCCTGAGGACGGCTACCGGCACCGCAGCGGAGTGCCTCGGGCTCGACAATGTGGGAACGCTGGAACCCGGCAAGCGAGCCGACTTTTTGGTGCTGGGCGCCAGTCCTTTCCGCGACATCACCAACACCAAGACCTTGGAACAGGTCTACGTCGGCGGCAGGCCGGTTCTGGAGGAAGAGGACGGCGAGGGGTAG